In Aminobacterium sp. MB27-C1, a single genomic region encodes these proteins:
- a CDS encoding MFS transporter, which produces MTTGEPALSTWRGRIILILLTYFSVFSYSHIFFMLPPFLRNIGFQPQCVGWIISAFYLAATVTRPSAGWFIERIGIRKTMVTAGSICFFSSLSLALTRHTPAVLYFIRLFMGAGFSVFVVATTTYQSLVIPEQIRGTAFSITSIGGVLTSFTVIPLSEFFICRGWNLPYLLMAPVAALAAICMAFFTTGAR; this is translated from the coding sequence ATGACAACAGGAGAACCAGCACTTTCCACATGGCGAGGCAGAATAATTCTTATTCTTCTTACTTATTTCTCTGTTTTTTCTTATTCTCATATCTTTTTTATGCTGCCGCCTTTTTTGCGTAATATAGGTTTTCAGCCTCAGTGTGTTGGTTGGATTATCAGTGCCTTTTATCTTGCTGCTACTGTAACGCGTCCTTCTGCGGGATGGTTCATAGAACGTATTGGCATTCGAAAAACAATGGTTACTGCTGGAAGTATTTGTTTCTTTTCCTCCCTTTCTCTTGCTTTAACGAGGCATACTCCTGCAGTCCTTTATTTTATTCGGCTTTTTATGGGGGCAGGGTTCAGTGTATTTGTTGTAGCGACGACAACATATCAATCTCTTGTTATCCCAGAGCAAATTCGAGGAACAGCTTTTTCTATTACAAGTATAGGTGGAGTTTTAACTTCTTTTACTGTTATACCCCTTTCTGAATTTTTCATTTGTAGGGGGTGGAATTTGCCCTATTTGCTTATGGCTCCCGTAGCAGCTCTTGCTGCTATAT